From the genome of Nicotiana tabacum cultivar K326 chromosome 17, ASM71507v2, whole genome shotgun sequence:
tttagtcAGTCTTTCTGGTGATAGTTAAGAGAGATGAAGATATTACACCTGGTAAGGAAAATGTACTCTTGTCAGATGTTTTAGAGAGCCGTGTTTATGTGAATTTCATAGCACTGAGGCCATGGGTGCCTTGAGAGGTTTTAGACAACCTCATTTATTTATCTTCTGGAATGAATCCCTACCGTACACTGCTTAAATTTTATGCACTTTTATGTTTATTCAGTAAGAACATCATTTTGTTTTCGTTATACATGAAAAAGAATGTACATTTATCATTCATCTGTAAAGCTGGAAAAGTTACATTATACAAACATATGTTTCTCGCCTTGTGGTGGAACTTCCTCTATTTGGCTTGTCATAGTTTGTCTTTGGGTTGCTACTCGGGTTTGGGGAGTTGATTTCAGTGTTTGAGTATGTTGTTTAACCAAATTtgcatattattttttttggctgGAACAAGAGATAGAGAAATTGATGATATCTGAAGACTTCAAGGTGTTGGTATCCTCATGGCTGGAACAGATGATATAACTAATGATGATATTGAAAGCCGCCAAGGTATTGATTTAGACTTGTGCAGATAATAAATATTGCATTTCTAGATTATGATATACTGAAATTTAATTCTCTCAAGTTGCttgcttcttttgtttttttctctccttttttttatttgatagtcCCTTTATGCTCATTGTGTACAAATGTAGTGATGTTGTTAGAGGTGGAACAGAGGAACAGCACAATACTAAGGGAGAAAAATGATTTAGAAAGACGAGCTGACAAGGTCATATCTGAACTGTCCAACAATATCCtctttctttttgcattcatgGGAGGAATTAGCATCTACCTAACCATCAAAATACCAACTGCTACTGCCTTTGCCATCTCTATTCTATTGATGTGTTTATTTTTGGCCGGAACATTCATTCTCGTCGGCATGGCAAAATCAAGGATTACACTAATGAACGCGTTCATCGAGGGTTTTACAGAAAGATATAAAAAGGTGAGAGAAGACGCAAAGACGCAACAATTCTAATGGAATTGGAACAGAACAGGAAAAGATGGCTAGCAGCTAATGTTGTGGATAACAGTGAAGGTCTTGTCATGAGCATGGATTTTTTTATTGACAGAGCTAAGAATATTTCTGATGCTATAGATTTTTCTGACTTTGAGAAACATTATTATAAGTTGATCAATTTGTCTTGGGTGCTCGGAGGTATCTACATTCCTGTTGTGCTGGTCATGTCATATTTCAACTATTACTATggtgagtattttctttttctatgaGTCTTTTACATAATGTACAAAAAATGTTTCACACTTTTACTAAATGTATTCAAAGTCTATTTTGGTGCATGTTAAAGCATGATCTAGTAAAATTATAGATCTTTACTAAAATGCAGTTCATTAACAAGTCTAACCATCCTTTGATTTTTCAATTACAGGACAGGATTCCTCGTCACTTGATGGTATGTTAGATTTTTCTTCTCTGGCGCATAAGATTTCCTATTCAATGGCAATGTTAGATACCATTTTCTATTTGCAACATCGGGACTAAGTAGTATAAATACTCTCATCAAACTAAATTTCTTTTTTCTCACAGCATGTCAACATGAACATCGCCAATACCTAGGGTATATATATGTCTCCGCGGCTGCTTTCTTTTTGGCATCCGTTTTCTTTCTTGACTCTTGAAATTATCTTCATGCGGATTGGTAGTCAACTCCTGCCCATTACTTTCTTTAGTTGTCtggttattcttctttttcattattttaaaaTATGCTTCACAGATTATGAGTATGTCCTATTGAAGAGTAACTGTGACCAAGGAAACACCTGTATGCTGAGCTCGACATGGACTCCCTTTCTGTGATCTACCTTATTTTCCTACCTCCTCCTCCCGTTAAGCGTTAAGTGTCTAGACATCAGATATCTTTAACTATTCGTCTAAAAACTGGCAGACTTATAATGATTCTTCAAGATAGATATGTATATAATCTTTAAGCTTTCCTGTGTAGACTGTGTAATGGATATGCAAATATGATTATAGTTTCCTTCTTGTCTAATTCCTTTTTCACTTGCAGAGGCAAGAAGTACATGGAGCAGTGGATGTTGTCTCTTTAAAAATTATCAATATGGTGCACTGCTGTCTGCCTAGATTATGATTCTCAAACCAGGGGCTGGTGCTGTCTTTTGATGTATGAGATGTTCAAGTTCATCAGTATTAGTAGTGGCAGCAGATCAGTATTTGCATTAGACGATATATAAATACTTGAGTTTTGTCGTGGCAGTGATCTTTgcttttggctgaaaaatgcaaaacattatCATATCAATTGCTGTTGGAAGGGGTAGGGGAATTGTGGATTGACTTATCAGCCTACTGCTGTTGTAAATAAAAGCCTCCATCTCCTGAAAACCAGACAACTGAAACGTCATTGATTATATCTTGATTACAGATTAAAATCACTAGTATGTTGACTTATGCTAATTTGCAATTTCTTTCTTGGTTCATTTTCTACCATGTATGTTCTATAGCTCGTAAGATGGTCTGGTTAAAGTTTCAAAATGAAAATCCGTTAATTTAAAGTTTCAATTATTTGTTACACCAATTAGCAATTCTGTAGAAAAAGCTTTGTTACTATTCTCTATTGATGAAACTTTGCTGGATTCTACAGTTGTTCCTCATCTCAGGTAGGAGTAATTGGTATGTACTATGGTGGTTTCAAGTTACCCGTTGTTTGATCTAGTGTCTAGCTTATGCTTCTGGACCACAAAGAGGACCATTTGAGGCACTTTTtaagttttgcaaaaatagctATGGGGAAAAGTACGGAAATAGCCTATTTAAATTcaaacttaccaacctctagcccaAAATTAGACATTTACCAAAATTAGCCCAAAATTATACACTTACCAAAATTAGCCGAAAATTAGAGACACGCAAGGAAGGATTCTTCCATTCGAGAATCACGCTAAAGATCTTCCTTCCTTCCCTGTTTTTCAAGCGTATCAATTTCACAGAGACATACATTCTGTAAATCATGGCCCAAAATAGTTTCACTCAAAAATCGATCAATTTCACTGTAGAAGCAACAATTTCCTTTCGCGATTTCTCTGTAGATACAGCTTTGATGAAGGAACTACGAACTACAATCAAAATCAAGGAATTAGTGAGTTTTGACCTAATTTCAGCTACTTCAATGACAAATTTACCAATTTTAATTCAGTATGGTGGCCGATGGAATGTTGACAACAATTTTGTAGATTACAATGCGGATGCTGTAATAGTTACTCCAAATATAAGTTTTGAAGATTTCGTAGGCATGATTTCGAAACAACTTATGAATATTACTGAAATCAAATACACTGTCCAAAACggttctccaccaatagtgatacACAATAATATGGGTGTATGTGTATATCTTGAGCTGAAAAAAGCTCGAAATTTACAATGTATCCCCTTTGTATAACCTCGAGTGAAAAGGATATGGATATGATCTGCTACAATTCAGATTCTGTTGTGATTTCCTCAGAGTGTGCACAAAGCTCAGTTATACAGGAGAGACACAATGGCGATACAATTAATATGATTGAGTTTGGGGATGGAGAAGACTGGCAGGATACGGAATCTGATGAAAATACAATAATAACTGACCCTCAACACATAGATGTAGAAGAAGGTCAAATTTATAAAGACAATGCTATGATAGTCAAAGTCATGAAGCACTTGgcagtaaaggaaaaattccaGTTTAAGGTGCATAGATCAAGTGAAAGCAGGTATCAGAATATCCACTGTATAATTATGTATCTCAATATATATCGTAGTTGATGTTAGAAGCATAATTATGCAGAAAATAAGTTGTTGCTTGTAAGTCTGTGGTTGTATACTTTTAAGTTGTGGTTGTCACCGTCTAGTACTGTATAGTCATTGTATTTTTTTATCTAGTATTGTTGATGGCAGTGTGTATCACTATATATCATTGTATTTCATGTCGCTCTGTTTATTGATGGAAAAGTTTATATCCTTGTCGTAGGTACTGCTTAGTGTGTATCAACAACAACTGCAATTGGTGTTTTAAGTCTTCGAGCCTGAAAAAAGCAAAACTTTTCAAGGTCAGAAATTTCAGCAAACTGCACTTATGCCCGCTGAAAGACAGATCTTACGCACAATGTCAAGCTACTGCAAAACTCATCGGCAGTTTTGTGATAGACAGGTATCAAAACCCAAAAACAATATACACTCCTAATGACATAATTGGAGACATGAACAAGTTGTATGGTCTTCAAATGACATATATGCAAGCATGGAGATCAAAGGAATATGTAGTTCAACTATTGAGAGGGAACCCGAGTGAATCATATGAAAAGATGCCAAGCTACTTTTATATGCTGGTTCTTACAAATCCTATGTCGGTGGTAAGTTTGAAAAAAATAGAGGAAGACCTGTTCATGTATGCTTTCGTTGCACTATATCTGTCTATAAAAAGATGGCAGTATTGCAAACCGGTTGTTGTTGTAGATGGAACCTTTCTTAAATCGACATATAGAGGAACATTATTGGTAGCATCCACACAAGATCCAACaggtaaaaataagaataataatgTGTGTGTACATGTTTATATGATTCAATTTATTAGGTAGTATCCTACCACTCGCATATGCCATAGTAGATTGAGAGAATAATGCTTCCTGGGAGTGTTTTTTTGCGAGGTTCAAGGATGCATTTggggaaagggagggaatgtgcaTGGTATCGGACATGCATGAGGGCACTGAAAATGCAGCGGCAATATTGTATCCACAAGTACCTCACTGTGTCTGCATATGGTATCTATGGAATAATGTAAAAAATAATTACAAGAAGAACCATTTGCAGCTCAAAGACATATTCTTTGCTATGGCCAAAGCATacaaagttgagaagtttgattaCCACATAGCAGAGGTAGAGAGAATTGATAAGAGGGTCAAAAATTACTTAATAAACGTTGGGTGTGAAAGATGGTCCAGAACACATTCCACTGTCAACAGAACATTGACAATGACTTCAAACATTGCGGAGTCGATCAATTTAGCGCTCAAGTCTGCTAGGGAACTCCCAGTACTACCTTTGCTGGAGTACATAAGGCAATTGATCGGACGATGGAGCGTTACAAACTAAAAGAATACAATAGAATCATTTACTAATCTTGGGAAAACATATGATACAATGCTGATGGACAATCTCGAATTGTCACATCGGATGAAGGTATGACTAGAATCTGTAGATACTTGTGCATATAATATGTAATCATGTCGAATTCACGGATATGTTATATCTTGAGCCCTTTATGTGATTCTGTTAAACTAGTATCCACTTGCACGACACATGGAGACCAAATTGATTAAAGCTAACATTTTCTAATATTCATTGTTTGCACAAAGGCAATATTATAGTGTTCAAGTAATGGAGGGTCTTATCTCTGTTACCCGAGGCTTCAGGTTTTCTGTTTCTTTTCAAAGCTGGTTGGTCTACCTCTATTCTCTGTTTCTTTTGGGGCATGTAAGAAATTAGTCATTATGTAAGCAAATTATTCAACTTTTAGGCGACCACCAGCATGTATATAAGGATTTTAATTTAATGTAGCATATATGCCTACCCCACTGCTGAAATATTGGTTAGTTTGacatgatattaagttattttgaatCTTATAGGCTCTCTAGTATATTGTTTTGAGGGGATATGCTTTGTCACCACTAATGatagttgataaaatttataGGTGGCCCCTTCGACGAGTTACTTATATTCAGTACTTGACAAGGGTAAGCACAGAATGGTGTTCCTAAAAGATCGAACTTGCAGCTGTAAAAAGTTTTAGCTGGATGAGCTGACATGTGCACATGCTTGAGCAGTATTAAAATACAAATACATTGATCACATTGAGTATTGCTTGGTGTACTACACCAGAAATTACCTATTGAAGACCTATGAAATTTCAATTTATCTGGTTCCTGATAAAAGCACATGAAAAATTCCTAGAGAAGTTCTAGACGA
Proteins encoded in this window:
- the LOC107823213 gene encoding uncharacterized protein LOC107823213 produces the protein MELEQNRKRWLAANVVDNSEGLVMSMDFFIDRAKNISDAIDFSDFEKHYYKLINLSWVLGGIYIPVVLVMSYFNYYYGQDSSSLDEARSTWSSGCCLFKNYQYGALLSA